GCCGGCCCGAGTTGTCGGTGATGACAACGTCGCTGATGGTGCCCTTGCGGGTTTGCATGTACCGGGTGGACAGGCCCACGACGCGGGCGAGGATGGTGACTTCCTCATCCAAGGGCAGCTGGTTCAGATCGGTCAGGTCCCCGCGGGCCAGGTAGCGGCGCGGGAATTGGTGCAGCATCTCCCCGACGGTGGTGATTTCCAGCGCCTTGGCCACCGATTTGGCCGTGGCGACACCCACCAGCCGTGACAGCTCCAGGCCCAGATCCGTATAGGCGGCGCTGGGGTCAGAGGAGGTCATGGGCGTCGTTGGCGGCAGTGGGGCTGAGCGCGGAGATGCTCACATTGCTTGGATCACCCACGGCCTGGATGGCGTCAAGGGCTATGGTGGGCGACGGAACATGGACGTGGACCCGCCACGGGTACGCGCCTGTGTCATCGGCTGTTTCGGTCACGGCGCTCATGATGACAGAGTCACCCAGCTCGTCCAGTTGCATTCGCAGCCCTGCCGCCGCCAAGGGGGTCAAGTTGATGGTGCACATGACTTCCACACCGTCTTGCTCCGGCATGGTCAGGGCAATGTTGGGGTCCTGGACTTTGTAGCCGGAGAGCCCGTCCAGCAGTTGCTCCTGCAGCGGTTCGCCCAAAACCACGGAGCGCAGGCAGTCAAGGATCAGCAGCAGCCCCACGCCTCCGGCATCCACCACATGCGCGTCGGCCAGGACGCCCAGCTGGGATTCGGTGAGCACCACTGCGTCGTAGGCGGCCTGCACTGCTGCGTCAAGGGTTTGAGCCAGCGCCTGGTTGGAGTCATCCCCGTTCAGGGACCCCTCCATGATCGATGCCCCGCGCGCCGCAGCCTCCAACACCGAGAGCATGGTGCCGGGCACGGGTTCACTCAGAGCGCTCCAGGCCCGCAGTTGGGCGCGTTGCAAGGATGCCGCCAGCAAGGGTGCGCTGAGCCGGGACTGGCCGGCCAGAGGTTCGGCCATGGCGCTAAGGAACACCGAAAACAAGGTGCCCGAATTTCCGCGGGCTTGTTCCATGGCGGCACGGGCGGCGGCGGCGAGTGTGGCACCGACGTCGCACGGCTCCATGTCGGCCAACGCCTGAGACGCCGACCTGACGGTGAGGTAGAGGTTTGTGCCCGTATCGGCATCCGCGACCGGGTAGATGTTGATGGCGTTGAGCCGGTCGCTGTGATTGGCAAGGGTTTGTTCCGCCATGGCCAGCCATCGGCGAATTACGGGGGCAGTGGCGGCAATCTTAGACTGCAAAATGGTCCCATCCCACAGCGCCTGTTATGACGCTTCGTAAGTTCTGTCCGCTGATGGTGACAGCCGGTTGATTGGCTTCCGCAGACACTACCGAGCCTATCCTAATGAACCCGGCTGGAAGTGTCGTGGCAGCAGGGAATGTGGATAAAATACCGTGATCCTCCCCGCCTGTGAGGACCCACTCCAGCGAGTCTGCCCCCAGTGCGGCAGCGGTGTCCTCCAGAGCGGTGGCGAGTTCTCTAAGAACGCCGGCGTCCAGGTCCAATCCGGTGCCGCTGGCCGCGGCTAGGCGCCCGGCGTCGCGCAGTAGGCCGTCGGAAATATCCATCATGGCGGTGGCTCCGGCACGCGCACCGGCGGGCCCGGCAACCAGCGGAGGCCACGGCCTGTTGAACAGCTCAGCGGCATGCGCGGCGGCCGGTGTGTACCGGTCCGGGACGATCGTGCTTTCCTGCAGTGCCCAGCCTGCCGCGGACACTCCGAGGTTGCCGCACACAGCTATCTGGTCACCGGGGCGGGCCCCGCTGCGCAGCACGGGATCGCGTCCCTCCAGGGAGCCGGTGACGGCCACTGTGACAACGAGTTCCGAACCAGCGGAGAGGTCCCCACCGGCCACCGAACACGCGCCGGCACCCAGTGCAACGATGGCCGCGCTCAAACCGTCGGCCAGGTCCTCAACCCAGCTGACCGGCGTCGTGCCCGGAAGGGTGAGGCTGACCACCATGGCGGTGGCCTCGGCGCCCATGGCGTTGATGTCGGAGAGGTTTTGGGCGGCGGCCTTCCATCCCACATCAAAGCCGGTGGTGGCGTAGCCATTGGGCCAACGCAGGCGGAAGTCCTGATCCTGTACCTGGGTGTCGATGGAGATGACGGTGCGGCCGTCGGGGGCGGCGATGATGGCGGCGTCGTCTCCGGGGCCCAGAATCGTGGAGGTGCCGGCGTGCAGGCGCGGGAAGATGCGCGCCAGAAGCTCGGATTCGGAGAGTTGGGCCACGGTGAGTCTCATGCTTTAACCGTAGCGGGTGGGACTGACATCGCTTGGCCCTCGCCGTCGCCAGAAAACCGAACTACCCTGAATTTGGATAGTGACGTAGGTCAGCGCAACCAACAACCAAGGAGATGCGGGATGGACAACAGCCAAGTGCACCACATGATCGAGGAGCTGGTCCGGGCTGAACAAGAGTTGCGGGAAGCCACAGCCGATCAGTCCCAACTGCCCGCGCGCGCTGCAGAGCTGCGCGCCATCGAGGTCCAGCTGGACCGGTGCTGGGACCTGTTGCGCCAGCGCGGGGCGAGAATCCGTGCAGGCGCAAATCCCGACGACGCGCAACTGCGCTCGGAAAGCGAGGTTGAGGGCTACCGCCAGTAGCGGCCCACATAGCGCCCAACCCATTGCACCGGGCGTCCAATCCTGCAAAACTGCTGCCAATGGACATTAAAGAGCGCTACCTTCTTACTTACGACGAACAACTGCGCACCGACGCCGAAACGCCCAGCGCATTGCGCGTGAGCCGCTGGGGTCCGCTGCGACTGGCCACCTTTGCGGGAGGTCTTGGCTTCATCACGTATAGGGATTTGGGCGGAGCCGTGGCTGCGGACATGCCGGGGCTGGTGTCCGCCGCCCTGGCCCACTACCGCACAGATCCCGAGATCTACAAGGTTGAGTGGAAGGCGCGCCTGCACGATGCCTCTCCGGGGCTGCCCGAGGCCCTTGTGGCGCTAGGGTTCGTCGCCGAAGAGGCCGAATCCATCATGATGGGCCCGCTCGAGGGCTTATGCACCAACGCTCCTGTGCCCCCTGGCGTCACATTGCGGACAGTCACCACCGAGGACGACGTGCGTGCCATGTCCGCCATGGCCGACGAGGCCTTCGGCGAAGCAGTCGACACACGCCAGGCTGATGCCCTGCTGGCCCGCCTGGACCGCAACGACGGCATGGAACTCTGGGTTGCGGAAATTGAGCGACGCATGGTTAGTTGCGGCCGGCTCGAGCCGGTGCACGGCACGGAATTCGTTGGTATTTGGGGTGGGGCCACCCTCGAGGCCTACCGCGGCCGTGGCATCTACCGGGCCCTGACCGCAGCACGGGCCCGCTCCGCGATGGCGCAGGGCAAGACCTTGGTCCACAGCGACTCGTCCGAGTTTTCGCGCCCCATCTTGGAACGCTCGGGCCTGCTGAAGGTCTCCACCACCATTCCGTACTACTGGAGGAAGTGATGCACGACGCCGGGCACCCACCACCCACTCCCGGCCCGCCACGGCGCGGGCCAGCAAAAGTGAAAACCCCGCTGCGGAAATGAATCCGCGGCGGGGTCTTCGCCGTCAAACTGGGGCGCCTACTGCTCCTGCATGGGGATTCGGACCCCACGTTCGGCGGCGACCTCGATGGCACGCTCGTAGCCGGCGTCGGCGTGGCGGATGACGCCCATGCCGGGATCATTCGTCAGCAGCCGGGCCAGCTTCTCCGCGGCCA
This region of Arthrobacter alpinus genomic DNA includes:
- a CDS encoding DAK2 domain-containing protein yields the protein MRRWLAMAEQTLANHSDRLNAINIYPVADADTGTNLYLTVRSASQALADMEPCDVGATLAAAARAAMEQARGNSGTLFSVFLSAMAEPLAGQSRLSAPLLAASLQRAQLRAWSALSEPVPGTMLSVLEAAARGASIMEGSLNGDDSNQALAQTLDAAVQAAYDAVVLTESQLGVLADAHVVDAGGVGLLLILDCLRSVVLGEPLQEQLLDGLSGYKVQDPNIALTMPEQDGVEVMCTINLTPLAAAGLRMQLDELGDSVIMSAVTETADDTGAYPWRVHVHVPSPTIALDAIQAVGDPSNVSISALSPTAANDAHDLL
- a CDS encoding DUF2630 family protein, with the translated sequence MDNSQVHHMIEELVRAEQELREATADQSQLPARAAELRAIEVQLDRCWDLLRQRGARIRAGANPDDAQLRSESEVEGYRQ
- the thiL gene encoding thiamine-phosphate kinase; the encoded protein is MRLTVAQLSESELLARIFPRLHAGTSTILGPGDDAAIIAAPDGRTVISIDTQVQDQDFRLRWPNGYATTGFDVGWKAAAQNLSDINAMGAEATAMVVSLTLPGTTPVSWVEDLADGLSAAIVALGAGACSVAGGDLSAGSELVVTVAVTGSLEGRDPVLRSGARPGDQIAVCGNLGVSAAGWALQESTIVPDRYTPAAAHAAELFNRPWPPLVAGPAGARAGATAMMDISDGLLRDAGRLAAASGTGLDLDAGVLRELATALEDTAAALGADSLEWVLTGGEDHGILSTFPAATTLPAGFIRIGSVVSAEANQPAVTISGQNLRSVITGAVGWDHFAV
- a CDS encoding GNAT family N-acetyltransferase, giving the protein MDIKERYLLTYDEQLRTDAETPSALRVSRWGPLRLATFAGGLGFITYRDLGGAVAADMPGLVSAALAHYRTDPEIYKVEWKARLHDASPGLPEALVALGFVAEEAESIMMGPLEGLCTNAPVPPGVTLRTVTTEDDVRAMSAMADEAFGEAVDTRQADALLARLDRNDGMELWVAEIERRMVSCGRLEPVHGTEFVGIWGGATLEAYRGRGIYRALTAARARSAMAQGKTLVHSDSSEFSRPILERSGLLKVSTTIPYYWRK